A window of the Gordonia humi genome harbors these coding sequences:
- a CDS encoding alpha/beta fold hydrolase, with translation MIQYSQTTVTDDHTRLAVQLRGHGPALLLLPGQANDHHWWDRVRNDFAGDFTTVTFDYRGTGDSEESAEYSTRLFAEDALAVMDSLAIENFHVYGTSMGGRTAQWVAVFAPDRVKRLVLGCTTPGGRHAVERSDEIRHLLAGHDREAALEEEMYTPTWRAAHPGPYKTLGDPTMSARARHGHLAASNNHDAWDRLPEVTAPTLVLHGTDDRFAPVVNAQIIADRIPDARVHTFDGARHGYFDECRDEASGMVMEFLTV, from the coding sequence ATGATCCAGTACAGCCAGACCACCGTCACCGACGATCACACCCGCCTCGCGGTCCAGCTCCGCGGGCACGGCCCGGCCCTGCTGCTCCTGCCCGGGCAGGCCAATGATCATCACTGGTGGGACCGGGTCCGCAACGACTTCGCGGGCGACTTCACGACGGTCACCTTCGACTACCGAGGCACCGGCGACAGCGAGGAGTCGGCCGAATACAGCACCCGGCTGTTCGCCGAAGACGCTCTGGCCGTGATGGATTCGCTCGCGATCGAGAACTTCCACGTCTACGGCACGTCGATGGGAGGCCGCACGGCCCAGTGGGTCGCCGTGTTCGCGCCCGATCGCGTCAAACGTCTCGTGCTCGGCTGCACGACGCCGGGCGGTCGCCACGCCGTCGAACGCAGCGACGAGATCCGTCACCTGCTCGCCGGCCATGATCGTGAGGCGGCCCTCGAGGAGGAGATGTACACGCCGACCTGGCGGGCCGCACACCCCGGACCGTACAAGACGCTCGGCGACCCGACGATGTCCGCCCGCGCCCGCCACGGCCACCTCGCCGCGAGCAACAACCACGACGCGTGGGACCGCCTTCCGGAGGTCACCGCGCCGACGCTCGTGTTGCACGGCACCGACGACCGGTTCGCACCCGTGGTGAACGCGCAGATCATCGCCGACCGCATCCCGGACGCGAGAGTCCACACCTTCGACGGCGCCCGCCACGGCTATTTCGACGAGTGCCGCGACGAAGCGAGCGGCATGGTGATGGAGTTCTTGACGGTGTGA